From Arcobacter arenosus, one genomic window encodes:
- a CDS encoding DUF1700 domain-containing protein: protein MKTNDYIKELKNHLSVLDNKKREEIIKEIESYIEESDASYSLLVERFGIPEELANSYLEDMPIKESKGKKIWSKTKKAIFTIIIFLIVVSIAVGIFIYNIIKDPFDYAKFDANTIDSKVENQWKKIDNIDSLDIEQAKVVLYGSDKDVFEVSCEGNKNTQNKTTFIIKQSRCFLKVPKQKLNIKSIQSEIVFIEPKEETQFNSRQSRIKIASKENQYKYELNGEESDLKKIKSNEDGILIKGEFYQSEVVPYKY, encoded by the coding sequence ATGAAAACTAATGATTATATAAAAGAGTTGAAAAATCATTTATCTGTTCTTGATAATAAAAAAAGAGAAGAGATAATAAAAGAGATAGAAAGTTATATTGAAGAAAGTGACGCTAGCTATTCTTTACTTGTTGAAAGATTTGGGATACCAGAAGAACTTGCTAATAGTTATTTAGAAGATATGCCCATTAAAGAATCTAAAGGTAAAAAAATATGGTCAAAAACTAAAAAGGCTATTTTTACAATTATTATTTTCCTTATTGTAGTTTCTATTGCTGTTGGAATTTTTATTTATAATATAATTAAAGACCCATTTGATTATGCAAAATTTGATGCTAATACAATTGATTCAAAAGTTGAAAACCAATGGAAAAAAATTGATAATATCGACTCTTTAGATATTGAACAAGCAAAAGTTGTACTTTATGGAAGTGACAAAGATGTATTTGAAGTAAGTTGTGAAGGGAATAAAAATACTCAAAACAAAACTACTTTTATAATAAAACAATCAAGATGCTTTTTAAAAGTTCCAAAACAAAAACTAAACATAAAATCTATTCAATCTGAAATTGTATTTATTGAACCTAAAGAGGAGACTCAATTTAATTCAAGACAAAGTAGAATAAAAATTGCTTCTAAAGAAAACCAATATAAATATGAATTAAATGGGGAAGAGAGTGATTTAAAAAAAATAAAATCAAATGAAGATGGTATACTAATTAAAGGTGAATTTTATCAAAGTGAAGTTGTACCATATAAATATTAG
- a CDS encoding YqiA/YcfP family alpha/beta fold hydrolase, with protein MIIYIHGFGSSGHGGKATLFREYFEDEVIAPSLSYVPNLAIDTLEQLIELLLEKDENVGLVGSSLGGYYALYLANKYDLKAVLINPAIYPYKTLDKVGMAMNYYDSTSFEVTTEHIQQLKALEVNEIKNQENFITLLQTEDEVLDYTEAEEKLSESELIIEEGGNHSFENIESYFRKIGSFLGE; from the coding sequence ATGATTATATATATACATGGTTTTGGAAGTAGTGGGCATGGCGGTAAAGCAACACTTTTTAGGGAATATTTTGAAGATGAGGTTATTGCTCCATCTTTATCATATGTACCAAATTTGGCAATAGATACTTTAGAACAACTAATTGAATTACTTTTAGAAAAAGATGAAAATGTAGGTTTAGTAGGTTCATCTTTAGGTGGATATTATGCTCTTTATTTAGCTAACAAATATGATTTAAAAGCTGTATTAATTAATCCTGCTATTTACCCATATAAAACTTTAGACAAAGTTGGTATGGCAATGAATTATTATGATAGTACATCTTTTGAAGTTACAACAGAGCATATTCAACAACTTAAAGCTTTAGAAGTAAATGAGATAAAAAATCAAGAAAATTTTATAACACTGCTTCAAACAGAAGATGAGGTATTAGATTATACTGAGGCTGAAGAAAAATTAAGTGAAAGTGAACTTATAATAGAAGAGGGTGGAAACCACTCTTTTGAAAATATAGAAAGCTATTTTAGAAAAATAGGTAGTTTTTTAGGGGAGTAG
- a CDS encoding PadR family transcriptional regulator: protein MEEDYKKWLSQFRKGYIELCTLITLKNSGALHGVALIKAFEEVELSINEGTLYPLLNRMEQNGWLESSWNMPKTSGHPKREYKISEKGGKILPRLIETYDSHNKSLEKLKEIR, encoded by the coding sequence ATGGAAGAAGATTATAAAAAATGGTTATCACAATTTAGAAAAGGCTATATAGAACTATGTACACTTATTACACTCAAAAATAGTGGAGCATTACATGGAGTAGCTCTTATAAAAGCTTTTGAAGAAGTTGAACTAAGTATAAATGAGGGAACATTATATCCTCTATTAAATAGAATGGAACAAAACGGATGGTTAGAGTCTTCTTGGAATATGCCTAAAACAAGTGGGCATCCAAAAAGAGAATACAAAATAAGTGAAAAAGGTGGAAAAATTTTACCTAGATTAATTGAAACCTACGATTCACACAATAAAAGCTTAGAAAAATTAAAGGAGATAAGATGA